TCCTGGTACTTGTAGTATACCACGTCATAATCTGATTCATTATATCGAGTAACCGATTTAGTTAGCAACCCCTTTCGATTAAAATCGTACTCCTCTTTACCGTATTTTGTACTTACAAGACAGGTTTTTACACTATCCTTCAAATCAAAATCTGACAATGTAAAAATCCTTACTTCTTGAGTAAATGATGCTAAAGGCAGGACCAATAATATCAATAAAAAAAAATTCGGGTAGCTTTTTACCATACAACAAAATTAACTCAATTACCAAGCATAACAAATTACATTCCAAAATAAAAAAGGGCGATATAAATCGCCCCTTTTCTTCATATTTGTTATTTACGAGTAGCCTTTTACTTGACTTCCTCAAAATCTACATCCTCAACGTTATCACCTTCAGATGCATTACCTCCATCAGCAGTAGGTTCCCCTTGCGCTGCATTCCCTCCGGCTTGTTGTGCTTCTGCTTGAGCTTTGTACATCTCCTCAGAAGCAACCTTCCAAGCTTCGTTGATTTTATCCAACGCTGGGGTAATTAGTGCCAAGTCCTTAGATTCGTACGCAGTTTTCAGCTCTGCCAAAGCGTCCTCAATTGGTTTTTTCTTGTCATCGGACAATTTATCCCCAAACTCTGACAGCTGCTTTTCTGTTTGGAATATCATTCCATCTGCCTCGTTCAGTTTATCAGCCTTTTCCTTCGCCTTTTTATCGCTTTCGGCATTCGCCTCGGCTTCGGCTTTCATCTTTTTGATTTCCTCCTCTGTCAATCCTGAAGAAGCTTCAATTCGAATGTCCTGTGATTTTCCGGTGGCCTTATCGGTTGCAGAAACTTTGATAATACCGTTGGCATCAATATCAAACGTTACTTCGATTTGAGGTGTTCCCCTTGGTGCAGGTGGGATACCGTCCAAATGAAACTTACCAATTGTTTTATTGTCGGCTGCCATGGGTCTTTCCCCTTGAAGCACATGAATTTCAACCGATGGCTGGTTATCAGCTGCCGTAGAAAACACCTGGGATTTCTTTGTAGGAATCGTGGTGTTCGCCTCGATCAATTTTGTCATTACGCTACCCATGGTCTCAATCCCAAGAGATAAAGGCGTTACATCCAACAAAAGTACATCTTTTACATCCCCTGTCAATACACCACCTTGAATCGCGGCGCCGATGGCCACAACCTCATCAGGGTTTACACCCTTTGAAGGTTTCTTGCCAAAGAATTTCTCAACGGCTTCCTGTACCGCTGGTATCCTTGTGGAACCACCTACCAAAATAATCTCATCAATATCACTTTTGGAAAGTCCGGCAGACTTCAATGCTTTTTCACAAGGCTCTATGGTCCTTTTTACCAAATCAGCAATCAACTGCTCAAATTTAGACCTCGTCAACGTCCGCACCAAGTGTTTAGGACCTGTGGCCGTTGCGGTTACGTATGGCAAGTTGATTTCTGTTTGTGATGAAGAGGACAATTCGATTTTCGCTTTCTCCGCCGCCTCACGCAATCTTTGCAGGGCCATGGAATCGTCACGAAGATCCAATCCTTCTTCTGCCTTGAACTCTTCGGCCAACCAATCGATTATCTTTTGGTCCACATCATCACCCCCCAAGTGGGTATCACCATCGGTAGCCAATACTTCAAAGACGCCGTCTCCCAATTCTAGAATGGATACGTCGTGCGTACCACCACCAAAGTCAAATACGACAATTTTCTGATCAGTATCCTTCTTATCCAAACCATAGGCCAAAGAGGCGGCCGTGGGTTCGTTAATGATTCGCTCAACGGTAAGTCCGGCAATTTCGCCAGCTTCTTTGGTAGCCTGTCTCTGTGAATCGTTAAAGTAGGCCGGAACGGTAATCACGGCACGGGTAACGTCCTGACCCAAATAATCCTCAGCGGTCTTCTTCATTTTTTGAAGAATCATGGCAGATAGTTCCTGCGGAGTATACAATCTTCCATCGATATCGACCCTAGGCGTATCGTTATCGCCTTTCGTTACTTTATAAGGAACCCTTTTTGCCTCCTTTTCCGACTCGGAAAATTTGTTCCCCATAAATCGCTTTATGGAGTAAATAGTTTTATGTGGATTGGTTACAGCCTGTCTTTTTGCAGGGTCACCAACCTTAATTTCACCACCATCCACAAAAGCAATAACGGACGGCGTTGTTCTTTTACCTTCTGCGTTTGGAATTACTACCGGCTCATTCCCTTCCATCACGGAGACACAGGAGTTGGTAGTACCCAAATCTATTCCAATAATTTTACTCATTTTATATGTTTTAAAATTTAAGTGCTTAATTTTTCAATCACCATGTAAATGACAAACAATATGCCAAGGGGGAAAAACTGACAGGATGTCATTTAATCCTAATCTTAAATAATTTGGCCCGATTTACCGAAATCAAAAAAAGAAATCATAAACTACCTTAATCTAACTTTGTACATTAGTATTGGACTAGATTAAAGAATATGCGGCAAAGAGAAAGCATTAGTATTTTTGACATGCTTAAAATAGGTATTGGCCCTTCCAGCTCCCATACTTTGGGACCATGGCGGGCCGCGGAACGATGGATTGGGGAACTTAAAGAAGAGGAGCGGTTTGATAAAGTGCTATCCATTTCCGTTCATGTATATGGATCGCTTTCGCTTACAGGTAAGGGACATGCCACGGACTATGCCATTATCTTAGGGCTCTTGGGAACCGACCCAGAAACGATTGCCATAGAGGATATTCATGGATTGGTA
Above is a window of Maribacter algicola DNA encoding:
- the dnaK gene encoding molecular chaperone DnaK, translating into MSKIIGIDLGTTNSCVSVMEGNEPVVIPNAEGKRTTPSVIAFVDGGEIKVGDPAKRQAVTNPHKTIYSIKRFMGNKFSESEKEAKRVPYKVTKGDNDTPRVDIDGRLYTPQELSAMILQKMKKTAEDYLGQDVTRAVITVPAYFNDSQRQATKEAGEIAGLTVERIINEPTAASLAYGLDKKDTDQKIVVFDFGGGTHDVSILELGDGVFEVLATDGDTHLGGDDVDQKIIDWLAEEFKAEEGLDLRDDSMALQRLREAAEKAKIELSSSSQTEINLPYVTATATGPKHLVRTLTRSKFEQLIADLVKRTIEPCEKALKSAGLSKSDIDEIILVGGSTRIPAVQEAVEKFFGKKPSKGVNPDEVVAIGAAIQGGVLTGDVKDVLLLDVTPLSLGIETMGSVMTKLIEANTTIPTKKSQVFSTAADNQPSVEIHVLQGERPMAADNKTIGKFHLDGIPPAPRGTPQIEVTFDIDANGIIKVSATDKATGKSQDIRIEASSGLTEEEIKKMKAEAEANAESDKKAKEKADKLNEADGMIFQTEKQLSEFGDKLSDDKKKPIEDALAELKTAYESKDLALITPALDKINEAWKVASEEMYKAQAEAQQAGGNAAQGEPTADGGNASEGDNVEDVDFEEVK